The following proteins come from a genomic window of Manduca sexta isolate Smith_Timp_Sample1 chromosome 6, JHU_Msex_v1.0, whole genome shotgun sequence:
- the LOC115454007 gene encoding uncharacterized protein LOC115454007 isoform X1 has protein sequence MGFCLLAVLLMIVVQTNQAQMETLEDILVYPLDAPSKIHKRETERAFSVRSFNQFVEEKLIQHSQALEHIIKIVRLIEEVMKKLIANISRIVTKPKLPEKIEVHPINRRSNDEVSDSNENLFVKLGKNLPKYGNLMKDVVMQEIQRGTDPTPLVEDMESQTEQFLSRRSSNGGPKAVPSTENNEISPWCAVAILCRRRISPVCGYDEKFGFGKFEDICHMFQVNCYWKYSKYYIYWENLVGIG, from the exons ATGGGCTTCTGTCTGTTAG CTGTACTCTTAATGATTGTGGTTCAGACTAATCAAGCACAAATGGAAACCTTGGAAGATATATTGGTTTACCCACTGGACGCACCATCG AAAATTCACAAACGAGAAACCGAGAGAGCTTTCAGTGTTCGTTCCTTCAATCAATTcgttgaagaaaaactaattcaGCATTCACAAGCATTGGAGCATATTATCAAGATTGTTCGTCTAATAGAAGAAGTAATGAAGAAGCTAATAGCAAATATCAGTAGAATTGTTACAAAACCGAAATTGCCTGAGAAAATTGAGGTACATCCAATAAATAGGCGAAGTAATGATGAAGTGTCTGACAGTAATGAGAATCTTTTTGTTAAATTGGGTAAAAATCTTCCTAAGTATGGTAATTTGATGAAGGATGTAGTCATGCAGGAGATTCAAAGAGGCACTGATCCGACCCCACTAGTCGAAGATATGGAATCACAGACCGAGCAG TTCTTATCCCGTCGTTCTAGCAATGGCGGTCCCAAGGCAGTTCCCAGTACTGAAAATAATGAGATAAGTCCGTGGTGTGCCGTCGCTATACTTTGCCGTAGACGCATTAGTCCTGTGTGTGGGTATGATGAGAAATTCGGTTTTGGCAAGTTTGAAGATATCTGTCACATGTTTCAAGTTAACTGCTATTGGAAATAtagtaagtattatatatattgggAAAACCTAGTGGGTATCGGATGA
- the LOC115454007 gene encoding uncharacterized protein LOC115454007 isoform X2: protein MGFCLLAVLLMIVVQTNQAQMETLEDILVYPLDAPSKIHKRETERAFSVRSFNQFVEEKLIQHSQALEHIIKIVRLIEEVMKKLIANISRIVTKPKLPEKIEVHPINRRSNDEVSDSNENLFVKLGKNLPKYGNLMKDVVMQEIQRGTDPTPLVEDMESQTEQFLSRRSSNGGPKAVPSTENNEISPWCAVAILCRRRISPVCGYDEKFGFGKFEDICHMFQVNCYWKYNFSLVHSCKPMS, encoded by the exons ATGGGCTTCTGTCTGTTAG CTGTACTCTTAATGATTGTGGTTCAGACTAATCAAGCACAAATGGAAACCTTGGAAGATATATTGGTTTACCCACTGGACGCACCATCG AAAATTCACAAACGAGAAACCGAGAGAGCTTTCAGTGTTCGTTCCTTCAATCAATTcgttgaagaaaaactaattcaGCATTCACAAGCATTGGAGCATATTATCAAGATTGTTCGTCTAATAGAAGAAGTAATGAAGAAGCTAATAGCAAATATCAGTAGAATTGTTACAAAACCGAAATTGCCTGAGAAAATTGAGGTACATCCAATAAATAGGCGAAGTAATGATGAAGTGTCTGACAGTAATGAGAATCTTTTTGTTAAATTGGGTAAAAATCTTCCTAAGTATGGTAATTTGATGAAGGATGTAGTCATGCAGGAGATTCAAAGAGGCACTGATCCGACCCCACTAGTCGAAGATATGGAATCACAGACCGAGCAG TTCTTATCCCGTCGTTCTAGCAATGGCGGTCCCAAGGCAGTTCCCAGTACTGAAAATAATGAGATAAGTCCGTGGTGTGCCGTCGCTATACTTTGCCGTAGACGCATTAGTCCTGTGTGTGGGTATGATGAGAAATTCGGTTTTGGCAAGTTTGAAGATATCTGTCACATGTTTCAAGTTAACTGCTATTGGAAATAta aCTTCTCTCTGGTGCATTCGTGCAAGCCTATGTCATGA
- the LOC115454007 gene encoding uncharacterized protein LOC115454007 isoform X3: protein MGFCLLAVLLMIVVQTNQAQMETLEDILVYPLDAPSKIHKRETERAFSVRSFNQFVEEKLIQHSQALEHIIKIVRLIEEVMKKLIANISRIVTKPKLPEKIEFLSRRSSNGGPKAVPSTENNEISPWCAVAILCRRRISPVCGYDEKFGFGKFEDICHMFQVNCYWKYNFSLVHSCKPMS, encoded by the exons ATGGGCTTCTGTCTGTTAG CTGTACTCTTAATGATTGTGGTTCAGACTAATCAAGCACAAATGGAAACCTTGGAAGATATATTGGTTTACCCACTGGACGCACCATCG AAAATTCACAAACGAGAAACCGAGAGAGCTTTCAGTGTTCGTTCCTTCAATCAATTcgttgaagaaaaactaattcaGCATTCACAAGCATTGGAGCATATTATCAAGATTGTTCGTCTAATAGAAGAAGTAATGAAGAAGCTAATAGCAAATATCAGTAGAATTGTTACAAAACCGAAATTGCCTGAGAAAATTGAG TTCTTATCCCGTCGTTCTAGCAATGGCGGTCCCAAGGCAGTTCCCAGTACTGAAAATAATGAGATAAGTCCGTGGTGTGCCGTCGCTATACTTTGCCGTAGACGCATTAGTCCTGTGTGTGGGTATGATGAGAAATTCGGTTTTGGCAAGTTTGAAGATATCTGTCACATGTTTCAAGTTAACTGCTATTGGAAATAta aCTTCTCTCTGGTGCATTCGTGCAAGCCTATGTCATGA